A stretch of Anaeromyxobacter dehalogenans 2CP-1 DNA encodes these proteins:
- a CDS encoding ethylbenzene dehydrogenase-related protein, whose product MRLGRAGGLAALVLLGGCLEAPELTHAPADAWFSVGVVNSGGSIPQSSSSVKIAFLSGKPGASTVAARRVASPPTVDGDASDWAGLPESEIPLVSPGAIMGMTEAQWTEEYTGYFVSRGVCVAGEPCTRVPRYDYGIDRIRVRVAYDDRYVWFLFRWSDPTESRAWRPWVWSAGAWAQDATLDEDKLFLSFDAANFKPHDAVGCAAGCHVKENLGVFTDPVRSQRFSMHTNGAGQLVDGWTWRAARTGPLGLADDQFWNETRIYGDCPDPPACAQACLTGRAPPCSVALTQTNSDGLTPASPKWMGEGGLASNPATLFVSGGAPLAVPLDPLTVPAEGTRIPAVALQPPGLHRDDVIAAARWAGGTWTVELRRTLVTDDPNDAQFPLRP is encoded by the coding sequence ATGCGCCTCGGTCGCGCAGGGGGACTCGCCGCGCTCGTGCTGCTCGGAGGCTGCCTCGAGGCGCCGGAGCTCACGCACGCGCCCGCCGACGCCTGGTTCAGCGTGGGCGTGGTGAACTCGGGCGGCAGCATCCCGCAATCCTCGAGCTCGGTGAAGATCGCGTTCCTGTCGGGCAAGCCCGGCGCCAGCACGGTGGCCGCGCGCCGCGTCGCCTCGCCGCCCACCGTGGACGGCGACGCCTCGGACTGGGCCGGCCTCCCGGAGAGCGAGATCCCGCTCGTCTCGCCCGGCGCCATCATGGGCATGACCGAGGCGCAGTGGACCGAGGAGTACACCGGCTACTTCGTCTCCCGCGGCGTGTGCGTGGCGGGCGAGCCGTGCACCCGCGTGCCGCGCTACGACTACGGCATCGACCGCATCCGGGTGCGGGTCGCCTACGACGACCGCTACGTCTGGTTCCTGTTCCGCTGGAGCGATCCGACCGAGAGCCGCGCCTGGCGCCCCTGGGTGTGGTCCGCCGGCGCGTGGGCGCAGGACGCCACGCTCGACGAGGACAAGCTCTTCCTCTCGTTCGACGCCGCGAACTTCAAGCCGCACGACGCGGTGGGCTGCGCGGCCGGCTGCCACGTCAAGGAGAACCTGGGCGTCTTCACCGATCCGGTCCGGTCGCAGCGCTTCAGCATGCACACGAACGGCGCCGGCCAGCTCGTGGACGGCTGGACCTGGCGCGCGGCGCGCACCGGCCCGCTCGGCCTCGCCGACGACCAGTTCTGGAACGAGACCCGCATCTACGGCGACTGCCCCGACCCGCCGGCCTGCGCGCAGGCCTGCCTCACCGGCCGCGCGCCGCCGTGCAGCGTGGCGCTCACGCAGACCAACTCCGACGGCCTCACGCCGGCCTCGCCGAAGTGGATGGGCGAGGGGGGGCTCGCCTCCAACCCGGCGACGCTGTTCGTGAGCGGCGGCGCGCCGCTGGCCGTGCCCCTCGACCCGCTCACCGTGCCCGCCGAGGGCACCCGCATCCCGGCGGTGGCGCTGCAGCCTCCCGGGTTGCATCGCGACGACGTGATCGCGGCGGCCCGCTGGGCCGGCGGCACGTGGACGGTGGAGCTGCGCCGCACGCTCGTCACCGACGATCCCAACGACGCGCAGTTCCCGCTCCGGCCATGA
- a CDS encoding sigma 54-interacting transcriptional regulator, whose translation MRLLSLGITGRTTLLLLLVAAAVSVVAGAALRREEEQAERALLETRAGAIAEALERSLTEAMTEHRPDSMAAILGAMGRAGGVAGVSLADVQGRVRLRAGEGPERLELTPSLRWTDARLVVTRPVANAASCRGCHGERAVNGALQVSLDVSGLGPRLAASTVRMAALVGLALAAVSLAVVLVLRTTLVAPLRRLSGFAEALGRGDLAARPPDAPGEAGALAGALRRMAEEVQRTHAELESRVQERTAKLAEALEEATAAREARAADLQRLQAILDSMVDGVIFIDAEDRVALVNQAGRALRNLTGGPGRPIKDCHPKASHGMLDRVLGYLRRGDDAGPAHSIIKEREGRFETTYAPVAGADGRYLGTVMVIRDITERRTLERRLLDAERLSGLGQMSAQVAHELRNPLNAIAGAAQYLRRRFDGDAEVAEYSELIGDEVQRVNRFISELLEISRPAEPRFAAVSVNRLLREAAQKAALARGRPADAVRLELAPDLPVLDVDAPMVTDALVNLLANAFDAGGDEPPTLASRFEASGGEGTIVVEVKDRGGGIPPDQLDEVLRPFVTTKATGTGLGLVVVTRAVEQHRARFALRPRDGGGDPLPGAADRDGGGAGVSAGGEGLVLVVDDDPGTRKVARANLTLEGFEVLVASSGAEALARLAESDPLAMVSDLKMPDLDGIALMERVHALRPSLPVVLVTAHATVETAVEAMRKGALHYLTKPLRFDELALVLRHAVAHERARRDVLRLRGELERAAGFEEIVGTAPAMREVFAMVEQVAPADATVLLRGETGTGKELVARAIHRRSPRRDRPFVAVNCTAIPKDLMESEFFGHEKGAFTGAVARRVGRFEQADGSTLFLDEVGDLDLAIQAKLLRVLQEQEITRVGARDPLKVDVRIVAATNRDLEALVHEGRFRDDLFYRLNVIPLRLPPLRERPQDLPALLEHFLRSFAQRYGRTSPVPPPDLLAAARAYPWPGNVRELRNLCERAVLMGWAAVAPIFGAGAGVTPRPDAGAGVPVDTSLPLLEARQRLVERFEREYLTRLLKERRGRIGEVARAAGIAERNLYEKMKAYGLSRDDYR comes from the coding sequence ATGCGCCTCCTCAGCCTGGGGATCACCGGCCGGACCACCCTCCTCCTGCTCCTGGTGGCGGCCGCGGTCTCGGTCGTCGCCGGCGCCGCGCTGCGCCGCGAGGAGGAGCAGGCCGAGCGCGCGCTGCTCGAGACCCGGGCCGGGGCCATCGCCGAGGCGCTGGAGCGATCGCTGACGGAGGCCATGACCGAGCACCGGCCGGACAGCATGGCCGCCATCCTCGGGGCCATGGGCCGCGCCGGCGGGGTGGCCGGGGTGTCGCTCGCGGATGTCCAGGGCCGGGTGCGCCTGCGGGCCGGCGAGGGGCCGGAGCGGCTCGAGCTCACCCCGTCGCTGCGCTGGACCGACGCGCGGCTCGTCGTCACGCGCCCGGTGGCGAACGCGGCGTCCTGCCGCGGCTGCCACGGCGAGCGGGCGGTGAACGGGGCGCTGCAGGTGTCGCTGGACGTGAGCGGCCTCGGGCCGCGCCTGGCCGCCTCCACCGTGCGCATGGCGGCGCTGGTGGGCCTCGCGCTCGCCGCGGTGTCGCTGGCGGTGGTGCTGGTGCTCCGCACCACCCTGGTCGCGCCGCTCCGCCGGCTCTCCGGCTTCGCCGAGGCGCTCGGCCGGGGCGACCTGGCGGCGCGGCCGCCGGACGCGCCCGGCGAGGCGGGCGCGCTGGCCGGCGCGCTGCGGCGCATGGCCGAGGAGGTGCAGCGCACGCACGCCGAGCTGGAGTCGCGGGTGCAGGAGCGCACCGCGAAGCTGGCCGAGGCGCTGGAGGAGGCCACCGCCGCGCGCGAGGCCCGCGCCGCCGACCTGCAGCGCCTGCAGGCGATCCTCGACTCGATGGTGGACGGCGTCATCTTCATCGACGCGGAGGACCGGGTGGCCCTGGTGAACCAGGCCGGGCGCGCGCTCCGCAACCTCACCGGCGGCCCCGGGCGGCCGATCAAGGACTGCCACCCGAAGGCCAGCCACGGCATGCTGGATCGCGTGCTCGGCTACCTGCGCCGGGGCGACGACGCCGGCCCGGCCCACTCGATCATCAAGGAGCGCGAGGGCCGCTTCGAGACGACCTACGCGCCGGTGGCGGGCGCGGACGGGCGCTACCTCGGCACGGTCATGGTGATCCGCGACATCACCGAGCGGCGCACGCTGGAGCGGCGGCTGCTCGACGCCGAGCGGCTCTCCGGCCTGGGCCAGATGTCCGCCCAGGTCGCGCACGAGCTGCGCAACCCCCTGAACGCCATCGCCGGGGCCGCCCAGTACCTGCGCCGTCGCTTCGACGGGGACGCGGAGGTGGCCGAGTACTCGGAGCTCATCGGCGACGAGGTCCAGCGCGTGAACCGCTTCATCTCGGAGCTGCTGGAGATCTCGCGCCCTGCCGAGCCGCGCTTCGCGGCGGTGTCGGTGAACCGCCTGCTCCGCGAGGCCGCGCAGAAGGCGGCGCTGGCCCGGGGTCGGCCGGCGGACGCGGTGCGGCTGGAGCTGGCGCCCGACCTGCCGGTGCTGGACGTGGACGCCCCCATGGTCACCGACGCGCTCGTGAACCTGCTCGCGAACGCGTTCGACGCGGGCGGCGACGAGCCGCCCACGCTGGCGAGCCGCTTCGAGGCGTCCGGCGGCGAGGGGACGATCGTGGTGGAGGTGAAGGACCGCGGCGGCGGGATCCCGCCGGACCAGCTCGACGAGGTGCTGCGGCCGTTCGTGACCACCAAGGCGACCGGCACCGGCCTCGGCCTGGTGGTGGTCACGCGCGCGGTGGAGCAGCACCGGGCGCGGTTCGCGCTGCGCCCGCGGGACGGTGGCGGCGATCCGCTTCCCGGTGCGGCGGATCGTGACGGCGGAGGTGCCGGCGTGAGCGCGGGCGGCGAGGGGCTGGTGCTGGTGGTGGACGACGATCCCGGGACGCGGAAGGTCGCGCGCGCGAACCTGACGCTGGAGGGGTTCGAGGTGCTCGTCGCCTCGTCGGGCGCGGAGGCGCTGGCGCGCCTGGCCGAGTCCGACCCGCTCGCCATGGTGTCGGACCTGAAGATGCCGGACCTGGACGGCATCGCGCTCATGGAGCGGGTGCACGCGCTGCGCCCGTCGCTCCCGGTGGTGCTGGTCACCGCCCACGCCACGGTCGAGACGGCCGTGGAGGCGATGCGCAAGGGCGCGCTCCACTACCTGACGAAGCCGCTCCGCTTCGACGAGCTGGCGCTGGTGCTGCGCCACGCGGTGGCGCACGAGCGGGCCAGGCGCGACGTCCTGCGCCTGCGCGGCGAGCTGGAGCGGGCCGCCGGGTTCGAGGAGATCGTGGGCACCGCGCCGGCGATGCGCGAGGTGTTCGCGATGGTGGAGCAGGTGGCGCCGGCGGACGCGACCGTGCTGCTCCGCGGCGAGACCGGCACCGGCAAGGAGCTGGTGGCGCGCGCCATCCACCGGCGCTCCCCGCGGCGCGACCGGCCGTTCGTGGCGGTGAACTGCACCGCCATCCCGAAGGACCTGATGGAGAGCGAGTTCTTCGGCCACGAGAAGGGCGCGTTCACCGGTGCCGTGGCCCGGCGGGTGGGGCGCTTCGAGCAGGCCGACGGGTCCACGCTGTTCCTCGACGAGGTGGGCGATCTCGACCTCGCCATCCAGGCGAAGCTGCTGCGCGTGCTGCAGGAGCAGGAGATCACCCGGGTCGGCGCGCGCGATCCCCTCAAGGTGGACGTCCGCATCGTGGCCGCCACGAACCGCGACCTGGAGGCGCTGGTGCACGAGGGCCGCTTCCGCGACGACCTGTTCTACCGGCTGAACGTGATCCCGCTGCGCCTCCCGCCGCTGCGCGAGCGGCCGCAGGACCTGCCCGCGCTGCTCGAGCACTTCCTGAGGTCCTTCGCGCAGCGCTATGGCCGCACCTCGCCGGTGCCGCCGCCCGACCTGCTCGCCGCGGCCCGCGCGTACCCGTGGCCGGGCAACGTGCGCGAGCTGCGCAACCTCTGCGAGCGCGCGGTGCTGATGGGCTGGGCGGCGGTCGCGCCCATCTTCGGAGCGGGGGCGGGGGTGACGCCGCGGCCGGACGCGGGCGCCGGCGTCCCGGTGGACACCTCGCTCCCGCTGCTCGAGGCCAGGCAGCGCCTGGTGGAGCGCTTCGAGCGCGAGTACCTCACGCGCCTGCTCAAGGAGCGGCGCGGGCGCATCGGCGAGGTGGCCCGCGCGGCCGGTATCGCCGAGCGGAACCTGTACGAGAAGATGAAGGCGTACGGGCTGAGCCGGGACGACTACCGGTAG